Sequence from the Nymphalis io chromosome 14, ilAglIoxx1.1, whole genome shotgun sequence genome:
CAGGCCGCAACAAACAGTATTGATACTTGCAAGATAGATGACTTCAACAGATCTGTGGTCGTGAAATGCCATGAATATGTTTATAGCGAAGAATATTCTGTAGTCAAAGACGTAAGTAACACctacagtattatatatatatttaagtttttttttttttattactaatctTACTATATTGGTCTTATAAATTGGACGActgaaatagtaaatataaaattgttataaagatAGCCAAAACatagttttctttattattgactgtatatatttaattacgatATAGATAAGTACAATAACACTCTTCAAGTTAAGTTTTGATAACATTATCAGTCAGTTCATGATTGATTCGctgtaaagttaaaaaacaaattctcCTTTATTTCATTCAAACCCGTCAATCATTTCTCTTAGACAAATAAAACttctttaattgaaaatttgatCAGATGTTTTAGGTGCAAATGAGTGTGCAATTTGAAACTATaaaaagcatataaaaaaacatttacaaatctagtataataaacactaaatggtatataaattaaacgctTATTTACATTTGATGATATATGGTACTTTAATTGTTCCAAGATTAAGTAATAAATCTATCACACAGCTACATACAGTGAGTGACAATATCACACGAAGAtactagaaataataatttatcgtaTGATACATGACGCGCGTGCCGTCTAAATGTTACACACGCGTGGCGAAGGCGTGGCGATAAGACTCCTCATTATCTGACTGCCAAAATTGGGTTAATTCGACGACATCGTCTAACGATTTCGCAAAAAGCTGTAATACTTTTAAAGAGGCCATATTTATTCTCAGATATggaattaaataatacacaacTTAATACCAGAGCATTACtgacgtaattatttttttggaatCTTATTGAAATTACAGATTAtttcatgaaataattaaattaatttattttgaaatacaaatactatttattaacaTCATTATACAAAGTCCATCTCCGATTCAACATGAACTTTCTTTCCAGTTCAACCTGGGCTGTCAAAATTGGAAAAGAACCCTTATAGGGACGGTTCATAACGCAGGTCTTTTTGTATCACTACCTCTCACAGGAATTATATCAGACAAGTATGGTAGAAAACTTGCATTGTCAATCGCTTCTCTCATGAATGGTTTATTTGGATTTTTGAGATCATTCTCAACTAGCTATGTAATGATGCTTGTATTCGAATTTCTAGAAGCTGGTTTAGGTGCTGGTGCATACAGTACTGCATTTGTTATTGGTAAGTTCAAAAGTTATGGTGTTTAAAAAGCAATAAACTACAATagatttctataatataataataatatcctgggacattattcacacacggccatctgatcccaaactaagcagagcttgtactatggaaaccagactgatatactacatatactactttgcttttgtaaatacatacttatatagataatatatatattttgtttcagcTATGGAATTAGTCGGACCTAAAGGCAGAGTTTTTGgtaatactttaataaacgGTGTCTACGTTATGGGCTTAATGTCCCTAGCCTCTTTTTCCTGGTGGCTTCAAAGCTGGAGATATCTATTAAGACTTATCTACACCCCGGCACTTTTTGTCGTCTCATATTACTGGCTTCTAAATGAAAGCATTAGATGGCTGCTCAGCAAAGGACGTCACCAAGAAGCCGCCGCGATCATTAAGAAAGCAGCGAAAATGAACAAAGTCAAATTATCAGATGAAGTTTTATCCCCATTATATGAGCTCGAAAAGTTGAATGTACCTgaaaatgaaatagaaaaaagtaAAGACAATCAAGCGAACGACGTGAGTGTTGAAAAAGAACCTTCGAATTTTATGAAAGTGATCAAATCTAGTATAATTAGGAAAAGAGTTGCTATCTGTTCGTTTCTATGGATAACGTGTACTTTCGTGTATTATGGACTATCTATAAACTCGGTTTCTTTAGCTGGCAACAAATATGTGAACTTTATGCTAGTGGCTTTTGTGGAAATACCAGCGAATATTGTGTGTTTGTTAGTGCTAGACCGATTTGGAAGAAAAAAAGTGCTTATCATTACATACGTTTTGAGTGCGTGTCTGTGCATAAGCTTGTCATTTTTGCCCAaaggtaagttttattaataatataaatatataattacactattAGCACAAACTTAATACCGATGAAAATCTTTCTTTCGATAATTTTTTCATGACAATATTAGTATCGAAATGGTTTGAGAGAGGTAATTTGGCGCTCCaaatcattttcaaaatatactttcataGATAGCAAAATCATATTATCGTCTTAACAAAGATACGAATATCTCTCCCAATCTCATCCAAGCACGATTTGACGCAAACAAAAGCCGACTTGATAATCCTCAAAACTGTTTACGCTAAATTGACGACGCCTCAAGTTTGGACGCCGGAATTTTGCGGTGTTTCTGTTTATTTAGTGATCGATGTTTGCTCAACAGCCTGAATTGATGGAATATTCAAGTTAAGCCGATTTCGGCATCCGCCGCCCATTGAAATGTGTCTTTTCCTtacatttatagataaaatgtaATGACTTTTCCGCTGAAAGTACTTGTTTGACAAACATTGcatgaataaatgaatgaagGTGGAAACGTTTTGATGTAGGTCTGATATTGCAATTTTAAtggcaataaaatataagattgcTAGAGGCGGGTACGAGTTTTACTGTGTTTTGAGTGGGTTTATACGGAATAAGATTTTATATGATGGATTTTATTCAAGACTTTTTTGTGTgtcatgtaataaaatttgctATAACACGGAGATTGAAGTTGATAGGaaattaattcatttgaattttacatttgtcatcCTTTTATTCTGAAATATGGACCTTGAAAATACGTTATTaaggaataaaatttaattagtattaagctaatgttatataaaaaagaaatttatttcttatcacAGATCAAAAGTGGTTTTCCCTCGTATTGTACCTATCTGGAAAATTCTCCATCACAGTATCCTACAGTTCTGTGTACATCTACGTGTCTGAAGTTTTCCCTACCAACGTTAGACAGTCTCTGCTCGCAGTTTGTTCATCTTTAGGAAGAGTTGGATCAACTTTAGCTCCGCTTACGCCTTTActtgtaagtattatttttttcagaacaGAAAACGaagattttatttgaaagtCAAAGTATTCCATTTGCTATTTGTAAAATTTCTCCATTTCCAAAATTCGATATCGATGCTAAAGGTAAACCTCGTGCAGTAACTATACCTGTGTTGAAAAACATCACACAATTCTAGTCTACTGGTAGTTGAGAAACTTAGCCGATTCATAAAACCGTTTGCCCAGATGTGGGTTATTTGCAGcgagtacttatttttttttaataattttatcaatcttTACTACTATTCTTTAAgtccatttaattattttttcattaaagttaaagtaaagttacagcctgtcattcacaggctgtaacctAATGTTAAATCCGAATGTTAAAAGGctaaaagcttattccaccacgctgctccattacggcttggtggaatacacatgtggcggaatttcagtgaaattaggcagtatgaagttttccttcaccgtaaagctcgagatgaattataatcaaaaattaagcacatgaaaattcagtggtgcttgcccgggtttgaacccacgatcatcagttaagattcacgcgttcttaccactgtgcaatctcggctttttttttattttcacattagaaatatattttttgtacattaaatatacatCCACAGACGTTGTACTACGACAATCTGCCGGCGATTTTCTTCGGTAGTCTCGCTTTAGTCGCAAGTGTCCTGGTCTTCTCTCTCCCCGAAACAATCAACGTTCCTCTACCAGACACCGTGGAAGAGGCTGAGAGATTATCTAAAAGGAAAAACAGGACCGAATCAGTTTAATTTACAGCTACATGACTGCCACTTACCACCATGGAGTGGAGACATTTGCCTTcgcggcaaatataaaaaaatatttataaaaaagcttCGAACTCTTCAAAATTTCAATCAACAATAGCttctatttacatattatcGTATTACTTTATTCTATTGATTCTAATTCTTGAACATCATCACATGACCCTCTAT
This genomic interval carries:
- the LOC126773232 gene encoding organic cation transporter protein-like, producing MGKDFGLDAILAELKPFGKYNIVNYALLLFPIYLAGMYGSVFVFEAPDINYRCNIPQCEGLNDSDWLEYAIPQGKNGLSKCKMYQAATNSIDTCKIDDFNRSVVVKCHEYVYSEEYSVVKDFNLGCQNWKRTLIGTVHNAGLFVSLPLTGIISDKYGRKLALSIASLMNGLFGFLRSFSTSYVMMLVFEFLEAGLGAGAYSTAFVIAMELVGPKGRVFGNTLINGVYVMGLMSLASFSWWLQSWRYLLRLIYTPALFVVSYYWLLNESIRWLLSKGRHQEAAAIIKKAAKMNKVKLSDEVLSPLYELEKLNVPENEIEKSKDNQANDVSVEKEPSNFMKVIKSSIIRKRVAICSFLWITCTFVYYGLSINSVSLAGNKYVNFMLVAFVEIPANIVCLLVLDRFGRKKVLIITYVLSACLCISLSFLPKDQKWFSLVLYLSGKFSITVSYSSVYIYVSEVFPTNVRQSLLAVCSSLGRVGSTLAPLTPLLTLYYDNLPAIFFGSLALVASVLVFSLPETINVPLPDTVEEAERLSKRKNRTESV